One genomic window of Entelurus aequoreus isolate RoL-2023_Sb linkage group LG07, RoL_Eaeq_v1.1, whole genome shotgun sequence includes the following:
- the tpk2 gene encoding thiamin pyrophosphokinase 2 — MANSVWADKILQLLNRINNFYLPGSCRTNCRRFEVDGSQVGFILPHVASLLTRYGDVFKATPEGALSLCQSLDSYHKRSEAVDQVLRTLRQHSTLRCLEGWRDERYNVMDKFSHTPAMWMERAATSLFGVKRYGVHINGYTVSESGDISMWLARRSPTKQTYPGLLDNLAAGGVSADMSIKRTLVKECEEEACIPECIAQEARPVSTVSYTYEDGEGVFAESQFVFDLELPASFKPRVGDGEVQDFYLLPIQEVKELIATEDFKPNCALVVLDFLIRHSFIEPDNEPFYQDFVSGLHQAL, encoded by the exons ATGGCAAACTCTGTCTGGGCGGATAAAATCCTGCAGCTGCTGAACCGCATCAATAACTTTTATTTGCCAG GTTCTTGTCGCACCAACTGCCGGCGCTTTGAGGTGGACGGAAGCCAAGTGGGTTTTATTCTGCCACACGTGGCCTCGCTGCTGACACGCTACGGAGATGTCTTCAAAGCGACACCAGAGGGCGCTCTTTCACTCTGCCAAAGCCTGGACTCCTACCACAAAAGATCGGAGGCTGTGGACCAAGTCCTGAGGACGCTTCGACAACATTCTACCCTGCGCTGCCTGGAAGGATGGAGGGATGAG AGGTACAACGTGATGGACAAATTCTCCCACACACCCGCCATGTGGATGGAGAGAGCAGCTACCA GTCTTTTTGGCGTGAAGCGCTATGGGGTCCACATCAATGGTTACACCGTCAGTGAGAGCGGGGACATCAGCATGTGGCTTGCACGGCGCTCACCCACCAAACAAACCTACCCTGGACTGCTGGACAACCTG GCAGCAGGTGGTGTTTCTGCCGACATGAGCATCAAGCGCACGCTGGTGAAGGAATGTGAGGAGGAGGCGTGTATCCCAGAATGCATTGCACAGGAGGCTCGCCCAGTGTCCACAGTCAG CTACACCTATGAAGACGGAGAGGGAGTGTTTGCTGAAAGTCAGTTTGTCTTCGACTTGGAGCTTCCTGCTTCTTTCAAGCCCAGAGTGGGTGATGGAGAAGTGCAGGACTTCTACCTGCTGCCCATACAGGAG GTGAAGGAACTTATTGCCACTGAGGACTTCAAACCTAACTGTGCCTTGGTGGTCCTGGACTTTCTCATCAGACATTCTTTTATTGAGCCAGATAATG AACCTTTTTACCAGGACTTTGTGTCTGGACTCCATCAGGCGCTCTAG